The following coding sequences are from one Triticum dicoccoides isolate Atlit2015 ecotype Zavitan chromosome 4A, WEW_v2.0, whole genome shotgun sequence window:
- the LOC119287706 gene encoding transcriptional regulator DEF1-like produces MEVVSAIVKVVQAIVKAAETARENSERCLDLANRARIIGNILLLDSSTASTSSSANGYTARLRTPPLEMLKDVLQEALELVESQQPGGFGAELMKLLTSGPTAARFKEVKDRIADWVNIVCLAEQSAARARHANAGTGSATTSLAPEHHHQSLQFATTSSQQHLNFQSATSLSQHLESFPSLLGSSQQKQSSQSATSLLQEHQSLPQRPSLRLPSLQQKQSLKSTTSLLQEHQSLPQRPSLRLPSLQQKQSSQSTMSPLQEHQSLPQGPSLRLPSLQQKQSLKSATSLLQEHQSLPQRPSLRLPSLQQKQSLKSATSLLQEHQSLPQRPSLQLASLQQKQSFQSEESPSQQQRSSQSTMPPLQQQQSLRQRPSLRLAPSQQNQSFQPRELSSQQQRSSPSTTPPLQEHQNLLQCPSIRLSPSQQYQQQRLQSGESAVAAAIELAVRSTIAAVAPEFVAATPGLSACKLASAADLAARSPALPPSQQHQHLIPRHGGTRIFAVAVATTVEVRAAKCELWCADASSRAER; encoded by the coding sequence ATGGAGGTGGTGAGCGCGATCGTCAAGGTGGTGCAGGCGATAGTGAAGGCGGCGGAGACGGCCCGGGAGAACAGTGAGAGGTGCCTTGACCTCGCCAACCGCGCGCGCATCATCGGCAACATCCTCCTCCTCGACTCCTCCACGGCCAGCACGAGCAGCAGCGCCAACGGCTACACAGCGAGGCTGAGAACGCCCCCGCTGGAGATGCTGAAGGACGTGCTCCAAGAAGCCCTTGAGCTTGTCGAGTCCCAGCAGCCGGGCGGCTTCGGCGCGGAGCTCATGAAGCTGCTGACAAGCGGCCCGACGGCCGCCAGGTTCAAGGAGGTCAAGGACAGGATCGCCGACTGGGTCAACATCGTCTGCTTGGCGGAGCAGTCCGCTGCTCGGGCCCGCCACGCCAACGCAGGGACCGGCTCGGCAACCACCTCCCTTGCCCcggagcatcaccaccagagcttgcAGTTTGCGACGACGTCGTCGCAACAACACCTGAATTTCCAGTCCGCGACGTCACTGTCGCAGCACCTGGAGAGCTTCCCGTCCTTGCTGGGGTCGTCACAGCAGAAGCAGAGCTCGCAGTCTGCGACGTCGCTGTTGCAGGAGCACCAAAGCTTGCCGCAACGCCCGAGCTTACGGCTGCCATCGTTGCAGCAGAAGCAGAGCTTGAAGTCAACGACGTCGCTGTTGCAGGAGCACCAAAGCTTGCCGCAACGCCCGAGCTTACGGCTGCCATCGTTGCAGCAGAAGCAGAGCTCGCAGTCTACGATGTCACCGTTGCAGGAGCACCAAAGCTTGCCGCAAGGCCCGAGCTTACGGCTGCCATCGTTGCAGCAGAAGCAGAGCTTGAAATCTGCGACGTCGCTGTTGCAGGAGCACCAAAGCTTGCCGCAACGCCCGAGCTTACGGCTGCCATCGTTGCAGCAGAAGCAGAGCTTGAAGTCCGCGACATCGCTGTTGCAGGAGCACCAAAGCTTGCCGCAACGCCCGAGCTTACAGCTGGCATCGTTGCAGCAGAAGCAGAGCTTCCAGTCCGAGGAATCGCCGTCCCAGCAGCAACGGAGCTCGCAGTCCACGATGCCACCATTACAGCAGCAGCAGAGCTTGCGGCAACGCCCGAGCTTACGGCTGGCACCATCGCAACAGAACCAGAGCTTTCAGCCCAGGGAGTTGTCGTCCCAGCAGCAACGGAGCTCACCGTCCACAACACCGCCGTTACAGGAGCACCAGAACTTGCTGCAATGCCCGAGCATACGGCTGTCACCATCGCAGCAGTATCAGCAGCAAAGGCTCCAGTCGGGGGAGTCAGCCGTCGCAGCAGCAATAGAACTCGCAGTCCGCAGTACGATCGCCGCAGTAGCGCCGGAGTTTGTGGCGGCAACACCCGGACTCTCAGCCTGCAAGCTTGCATCAGCAGCAGACCTCGCAGCCCGCAGCCCCGCACTACCACCGTCACAACAACATCAACACTTGATTCCTCGCCATGGCGGAACGCGGATTTTCGCTGTTGCCGTTGCGACGACCGTGGAAGTGCGGGCTGCGAAGTGTGAACTCTGGTGTGCTGATGCAAGCTCGCGAGCCgagagatga